The following proteins are encoded in a genomic region of Cricetulus griseus strain 17A/GY chromosome 7, alternate assembly CriGri-PICRH-1.0, whole genome shotgun sequence:
- the Rpa1 gene encoding replication protein A 70 kDa DNA-binding subunit isoform X3 codes for MVGHLSEGAIAAIMQQGDTSIKPILQVINIRPIATGNSPPRYRLLMSDGLNTLSSFMLATQLNPLVEGEKLASNCVCQVNRFIVNTLKDGRRVVILMDLEVVKSAEEVGIKIGNPVPYNEGHGQQQQQQQQAVPSPTSAATPPVSKPQLQSGSLGMGSTVAKAYGASKPFGKPAGTGLLQPSGGTQSKVVPIASLTPYQSKWTICARVTNKSQIRTWSNSRGEGKLFSIELVDESGEIRATAFNEQVDKFFPLIEVNKVYYFSKGTLKIANKQFSAVKNDYEMTFNNETSVLPCEDGHHLPTVQFDFTGISDLESKSKDSLVDIIGICKSYEDSTKITVKSSNREVAKRNIYLMDMSGKVVTATLWGEDADKFDGSRQPVMAIKGARVSDFGGRSLSVLSSSTIIVNPDIPEAYKLRGWFDSEGQALDGVSISDLRSGGAGGNNTNWKTLYEAKSENLGQGDKADYFSTVATVVFLRKENCMYQACPTQDCNKKVIDQQNGLYRCEKCDREFPNFKYRMILSVNVADFQENQWVTCFQESAEAILGQNTAYLGELKEKNEQAFEEVFQNANFRSFTFRIRVKLETYNDESRIKATVMDVKPVDYRDYAKRLIMNIKRNM; via the exons GCCATAATGCAACAGGGAGATACATCCATAAAGCCCATTCTTCAAGTCATT AACATCCGTCCCATTGCTACAGGGAATAGTCCGCCCCGGTATCGACTGCTTATGAGTGATGGATTGAACACACTCTCTT CTTTCATGTTGGCCACACAGCTGAACCCTCTTGTGGAGGGGGAGAAACTGGCCAGCAACTGTGTCTGCCAGGTCAACCGATTCATCGTTAACACCCTGAAAGATGGAAG GAGAGTAGTTATTTTGATGGACTTGGAAGTTGTGAAATCAGCTGAAGAGGTTGGAATAAAGATTGGGAATCCAGTGCCCTATAATGAAG GACAtgggcagcagcaacagcaacagcaacaagcAGTCCCTTCCCCAACCTCAGCAGCCACACCACCAGTCAGCAAGCCCCAGCTGCAGAGTGGGAGCTTGGGAATGG GTTCTACTGTGGCTAAGGCTTATGGTGCCTCAAAGCCATTTGGAAAACCTGCTGGAACTGGCCTGCTGCAGCCTTCAGGAGGGACACAGTCCAAAGTGGTACCCATTGCCAGCCTAACCCCTTACCAGTCCAA GTGGACTATTTGTGCCCGTGTCACCAACAAAAGTCAGATCCGTACCTGGAGCAATTCCCGAGGGGAAGGGAAACTTTTCTCTATAGAACTTGTAGATGAAAGT GGTGAAATCAGAGCAACTGCTTTCAATGAGCAGGTGGACAAGTTCTTTCCCCTTATTGAAGTGAACAAG GTGTATTATTTCTCAAAGGGCACTCTGAAGATCGCTAACAAGCAattctcagctgttaaaaatgactACGAGATGACTTTCAATAATGAGACTTCTGTACTTCCCTGTGAAGATGGCCATCACTTACCCACAGTTCAGTTTGATTTCACAGGGATCAGTGACCTAGAGAGCAAGTCTAAAGACTCACTTGTAG ACATAATCGGGATCTGCAAGAGCTATGAAGATTCAACAAAAATCACAGTGAAGTCTAGCAACAGAGAAGTTGCTAAGAGAAATATTTATCTGATGGATATGTCAGGGAAAGTGGTGACTGCAACTCTGTGGGGAGAAGAC GCCGACAAGTTTGATGGTTCTAGGCAGCCTGTGATGGCTATCAAAGGAGCCCGGGTCTCCGACTTTGGTGGGCGGAGCCTCTCTGTCCTGTCATCTAGCACTATCATTGTGAATCCTGACATCCCAGAGGCCTATAAGCTCCGTGGATG gttcgACTCAGAAGGACAAGCCTTAGATGGTGTTTCCATCTCTGACCTCAGGAGTGGAGGCGCTGGAGGGAACAACACCAACTGGAAAACTTTGTATGAGGCTAAATCGGAGAACTTGGGCCAGGGTGACAAG GCGGACTATTTCAGCACAGTGGCAACGGTGGTGTTCCTTCGCAAAGAGAACTGTATGTACCAGGCCTGCCCCACCCAAGACTGCAATAAGAAAGTGATTGACCAGCAGAATGGGTTATACCGCTGTGAGAAGTGTGACCGGGAATTCCCCAACTTCAAATATCGCATGATCTTGTCG GTAAATGTTGCAGATTTTCAAGAGAATCAGTGGGTGACATGTTTCCAGGAGTCTGCGGAGGCTATCCTtgggcagaacactgcatacctTGGGGAACTGAAAGAGAAG AACGAGCAGGCATTTGAAGAGGTTTTCCAGAATGCCAACTTCCGATCATTTACATTCAGAATCAGGGTCAAGCTGGAGACCTACAAC